A window of Natrinema sp. HArc-T2 genomic DNA:
GGAACTCCGGAAGGAACATCTACAAGTCGTTTAATGTAGTTGGAGGTGGTTTATCGACCACACCTTGTCTCTATTCTCCACGGTGTTTTTACAGATGTTTGAGAAATTGTGGATTGTCTGGTAGAAACACTCTTTATACTTCCCACAAGGTTCAAATCCTCCTTGCCACAGCCCTAACGACTGATCAGGTCACGTACTCACCAGCCACAAGAATCCGATGTCGCGAAGAGATGTCCGCATAGCTGGACTATCGGCCATTTTTGTAATATGTCCAAATTGTAAATAACGCTTATGATTGTGTAGTCATCTCTACCAGGTATGGGAGACGATGATACTCCGGGCAGCCGTGGTCGCGCTGATCTCTCGGGCGATGAATTGTTTCATGTACTCTCCGATGCGAGTCGGCGAACCGTGCTGTTTCACCTTCGCCAGCATAGAGTTGCGACGGTCGACGAACTCACTGACGTGATCGCAGAGATCCGTGGGGACGAGTCCCCGGAGATCGATCGCGAACACTTACGCACGTTGTTACATCACAGTCAGTTCCCAAAACTCGTCGACGCCGGGCTTATGACGTACGATCCGGAGCAACAGATAGCCGAGTCCACGAATCTTCACGGCGAAATCGGCGAGTGGCTTGACCTCGCAGTTCGCCATCAGATCCGAATCGAGAGCGTGCGCGAAACGCACAGTCAACCCGACGAACGCGAGGAGATTCGGGTGTTGCTCGTCGACGACGAACCAGGACTCCCCGAAACGATCGGTGCCTACATCGAGCGCGAGAACGACGATATGACCGTCACTACTGCGACGAGCCCCCTCGAAGCGGTGACGAGACTCGAGGAAGTGTCGTTCCACTGTATTGTGAGTGACTATCAGATGCCGGCGATTAGCGGTCTCGACTTTTTAAAAGCCGTTCGCGAAGAGGACGCGACCATTCCGTTCATTGTTTTCACCGCCAAAGGGAGTGAAACAGTTGCCAGCCAGGCGATCGAAACTGGCGTCACTGATTACGTCCAGAAGGGACCAAATACCGAACGGTACGACGAGTTGGCAGCACGGATCCGGAAGGCAGTCGCTGCCGACTAACGCCGTCTATGCTCGAGGCGAGCGCGTCGACTAAATCGCAGGTCGGCCCCAATACATCAATAAGGATGTATTTCTGTCACGAATGTACGCCGAAAACGTGTCTCGAAGGAGTGTGTCAGTGCCCTCTCGCAAACGCGCAGTGTCTGACCGCTGTGCGATCGATGAGGTCCGTTTCGAAGCGTTTGTGCGAACGAAAAGCGACGAGCAGACCGCTGGAGTTGCCACACGGGGCACAACTGTTTTCTACCGCTTGCCCGGAACCGACCGGAACGCAGTCCCACCACGATGCCTCGAAACCGCCGCTGTACGACATTATTTAGATGATTAATGATCGATCAACAGATGAGCAACTGATCGAGCGGATCTCGGATGCATGCTGTGCAGTGGATACCGAGGGACGCGTCACGTACTGGAACGAACGGATGGCTGCGTGGACTGGCACCTCGGCCGCTGACATCGACGGTGCGGTCGTGTGGGACGCCATCCCAGCGTTTCGCGGGTCTGCCTTCGAGTCACACTGCCGGGACGCCATCGAAACACAGGACACACACTCGTTCGAAACGCGACTCCGCGAGCCGGTCGACGTGTGGATCGAAGTGACTCTGTACGCCGCTGGGGACGGCCTCACGATACTTGCCCGTGAAATCACCGAGCGCAAGGTACATCAGGAACGAGTCGAGCTCGCCGAAACGTTGTTCGAAAACACACAGGATGCGCTCTTTCTCATCGATCTCGCCGAGGACGAAGACGAGTGCCGGTTAGAACGCGTCAATCCTGCCTACGAACGCCACACGGGCCTTACGAGCGACGAACTCCGTGGACGGGGGTTACGAGACGTCTTCGGTCTCGAAGAGGGGACGACGATTCTCGAGAAGTATCGAGAGTGTGTTGCCCGGCGTGAACCGATCGAGTACGAAGAACTCGTCTCAGTCCCCAACGAAGGTCCCTACTGGGAGACGAGGATTTCCCCCGTCATCATCGATGGAACCGTCGAGAAACTCGTCGGCGCAACACGGAATGTCACCGCACAGAAAGATCGTGAACGCCGGTACGACGCCATATTCAACCAGACGTACCAGTATATCGGGTTGATCGACACCGAAGGGACACTGCTCGAGGCCAACGAATCCGCGCTCGAGTTCGGCGGTCTCGAGCGTGAGGCGGTCATCGACCAGCCGATATGGGACACGTACTGGTGGCAGGCCGACGAACACACTCAGACGCAGCTGAAAGGCGCCGTCAGGTCGGCTGCAACTGGCGAGTTCGTCCGATACGACGTCGAAGTACGAGGAGCCGATGAAACTGCCATCATCGACTTCTCGATTCGACCGATCACGGACGAACGGGACGAGGTCGTCCTGCTCATCACCGAGGGGCGAAACATCACGGAACACAAACGGCGTGCCCAGGAACTCGAGCAAAAACGGGAGTTTCTCAGACAAATCCAGACCGTCGCGGATATCGGCGGCTGGGAAGTCGACTTCCGAACGGAGACGATGCGTTGGACCGATGAAGTCCACCGTATCCACGGACTGCCAGCCGAGTACGAGCCGGCGATCGAAGACGGTATCGACTTCTACCACCCAGATGACAGAGCGACGATTGTGGACGCGTTCGAACGACTGCAGACGACAGGGGAGGGCTACGATCTGGAGTTGCGGATCATCACGGCTACCGATGAGCAGCGCTGGGTTCGAACGCTGGGAACGCCGTGGAACGACGACGATGGCGCCCTCATCGGTGCGCGCGGCGCGTTTCAGGACATCACCGAACGCAAAGAACGAGAGCGTGAACTCCAGCGGACTAACGCTCGCCTCGAGGAGTTTGCTTCCGTCGTCAGTCACGACCTTCGAAACCCGCTGACAGTCGCACAGGTTGCTCTCGAACTCGGTCGTGAGAGCGGCGCAGCGGAAGACTTCGATCGTGTCGAAGCCGCTCACAAGCGGATGAACGCGCTCATCGACGATCTGCTAACGCTCGCACGCAACGGTCAGCAGGTCGACGAGACCCAGCCGATCGTCTTGGCGACGCTACTCGAGTCGGTCTGTGAGACGATTCCGAGCGACCGTGCGACCATCGACATCGTGCTTGCGGACTATCGCGTCGATGCTGACGAGGGTCGGCTGCGACAGGTAGTCGAGAATCTCCTCTCGAACGCGCTGAATCACGGCGGCGACGACGTGACGATCCGTGTCGGTCGGCTCGAGAGCGGTGATGGATTTTACGTCGCAGACGACGGGCCGGGCATCCAACCTGCGATACGCGAGGACATATTCGATCAGGGCTACTCGACGACGAGTGAGGGAACGGGCTTTGGCCTCGCCATCGTCAGAGGAATCGTCGAGGCCCACGGCTGGACGGTCGATGTGACCGAAAGCGAGGATGGGGGCGCACGATTTGAAGTGATCACGGCACAACGGAACCCGGCGTGATGCGATACGACCGACAGAAGGCCGTTCCGGTGACAGATTGGTCTCGAGTGGGAATTCACCTATTGGCTGTCCCGGAGGACCACGAGTTTTACCCGACGCACTCCATTGAAGTCCCGAAGTCCGTCCGGAGTATTGAAACTCGTTTGCATGGTCTAGATCTGCCTGAAATCAGCTGTACGTGCTGAGTCCACAACGGATACGCGCTTACGAGCGTTGGGACGTTCGATCCCATCGCACAGCGATTCGGCGAGGGGCGCCCCTTCGTTGCCGACCGAGCGTCTTCGGCGATCGTCCGACTGACGACGATGCTCGACCCGCTAGCGAACCCCGTCACGACGGAGACGCTCGCCGACCTCGCATGAGCTACACGCTCTGGAAGAACCGGCCGTGGAAGCCGAAGGGTTCCGGATGTGGGAGAACTGCCCGCGCTTGGACAGTGAGCGTCGCTGCATCAAAAATCATGAGTGTCGTCCGCTCACGTTGGGTGTCCAGCGCCGTCGCGAGCACGACTCCCGCATCCTCGGCGTCGGCATCGGGATGCTGGACGGGAACTGGTTCCTCGATGTAGACCGACCGTTCCCACCACTCCCTGGCGGTGCCCGTCTCACAGTCCACTTTAACCAGTCCGTTCGCCCCTGCGCGATCGGTCGCTTGGCCGTACGCGTAGCGGTGGTGTCTACCGACGACCGAACGAGCGACGCGTGGCATCTCCATCGCGCCATCGTAGAGTCGCGTTCGACTGATCGTGTTCGCGTCGGGATCGATACGGTACCGCATCAGGTGAGCGTCGGGCACGGCAGGAAAGCCGTCGCCGTCGAGTTCGGACAGTGCCATCGTGTCGACGATGTCGCCGTTCGGGAACTCCACCACGTCAAGGACGATCGTCCCACCGTCGACGTAGGCGTTGACGTGATGGAAGGTGAAGGCCGGATCAAGCGTCGGGTCGGCCACGAGGTCACCGGTATCGCGGTCGACCACGAGCACGCGCGTGTCGCGCTCCGGCTGCCAGTCGAGCATGTCGATCGCACCCTCGGTAAACGGATTCAGTGCCTGGAGTACCGAGAGGACGAGTGGCGACTCCACGATGATGACGTGGTCGGCGGTGACGCTGCAGTCGTGGATGTACGCTGGCCCGTTCGCGTCGATGGAGGCGATGACCTCCCGCGTACGACTCCCCCGTGGGAGACGATAGAGATGATACTGTGGCGTCCGGCCGAACTGCGTGGCGAAGCCGACCAGTTCGTCCCGGTGGGGGTCGTCGACGAGATGCGCAGCCGTGATGTGTTCGGGTAGGTCGTCGTGGAATCGAAAGTGCCCGCGTGTCTCGAGCGTCTCGGGATCGAAGGCGACCCGGCGCGGGGCCTCCGTGAGTGCGACGTACTCGCCGTCGATGCGGGCGACGTGGACGTTCGCATTGTCTGTCGGTTCGGGGACCCCCAGAGAAGCTACCGTCTCGAGGAGACGACGCCAGCCACGCGTGTCAGTGCCGAACTGGCCGGTCAGCCGCCCGTCCATCGCCTCCTCGTAGGCATCGGTGCGGAGAAATCGGTTCGAGTAGCGGAGCCGGCCGTCGGTGAAAGCGTAGCGCCGGAGCATTGCCAGCCCGTCAAACCAGTGGTTGACGCGACGATCGCCTGCCTCGAAACGGGCGGGCCCGTTGCGAACCAGCGTCCCAGAGAGCCAGTCGGGGATGGTGCCCTCGACCGTCGGGTGATGGTCGTGGACTTCGGTGGTCAACGAGTGAAAGCCGGCGCCGGATGCTGTCACGACCGTGTATTACGAGTGAGACAGCTATTAATCCACCGTGCAAGTCGACTCGAGCGGTCTGTACGTTTTAGACGCGTCGCCATCCTCGCATTCGCCCTGACGGCCCAGCGACGTGATCATCGACCAGCATCTCGGCCGGCGAACCTGCAAAACTGGCGATGATTCACTCCCATCACGTACAGCGCTTGAGGGCGTGCAAGCCATCGAATAGACTCCTTAACCAGTCGATGGTCAGCAGACAGGAGCCGTACATCTTGATTCGGTTCTTATCTGGTTCGGAGGACACTCTGCACCGTCCGATTATTGAACGGATACGATTCTCACACGATTGGCTGCAACAGAGGCCGGCAACCGTTCATTCGTCTGCCGATACCGGTTCGCCGTCTTCCATCTGCCATTCGAGTTCAACTTCGAACTCGGCCTCGTCGTCGGTAACCTCGTATTCGACTTCCAGCTCGAAGTGCTCTGGAACCGCCACCGTGAAGCCGTTCTCGCCTTCGATGTCGATTGTCCCGTTCTCGACACCATCAGCGACTTCACGGATGATTCCCGCACCGTCTGCCCGACTCATCACCCGCTCACCTTCTCGTTCCGTCTCATCAGCTGCCGATTCCGCTTCGGTCTCGGATTCTTGTTCGTCGTTTGCCATACCGGACCCACAGTGGCTGCCAATAAAATCTCTCGGCCTTCATATCCGCCCAGTTTGATCGGCGGTAGTCACCACTTCCATCGAGGCATCACTGGTAGGATTCTTACTGTATTGAGAGAACGTATATCTCCTATACTGATCAAAAAGGGTTGAAAACTGCCAACAGCTAAGGATTTCAACAGAGCCGATGTGGTGAGTCTGGCTGTGTCGGGCGGTGGTGAAGCCGCCGACCGCCACGGACACAATGATATGATAGTTTATGAGTTGAGGAGGGGGGTGGGGAAAGACAGTATCAGTGTGGTTCGCACTCTCGCGCGTTGAATCTGAAGAATTCCATGAGCTGGTACATATGTAATCTTCTTGCAATTGGGTGAACTAGTATGTGATATGAACCGGCGGCAGTACCTGACAAGGGTTGGAGCCGGGGTTGGCACAGTTTCGCTCCTGTCGTCCAGTAGCGTGGCATCCGATCATATTACAGTCGACATCACTGGGTCGAATACCCCACTTGAGGGTGGTGACCTCCTTGATTTGACAGTCAGACTCGAGAACAGTGCCGCCACGGATGAGCGGGTCGAACTGAGTCTGGTCGTGGGCAGAGATCCGGAGGTGGTCGGCCAACGAACGGTCCCGGTGGAGGCAGGCGAGACACGAACCGTCGAGTTTCTGCAGTTCCGGACGTACCCAGTACGTCGTGATGACACGTTCCCTGTCCGGGTCGAAACGGAGATGGACGTCGCTGAGATGATGGTTACTGTCACGGGGATCGATCCGTTCGACGCCCGGTACGCGTATCCCAAGCGCGAGCAGGAACTCACAGTTCAACCGGGGACGACGGTTCTCTTCGAGATTGATGCCGAGATGCTGGATCACTAGGGCTCCACGCACTGGTATGTTGACGGCGAGTACGTCACGACGCCGACCGGGCCGTGGTCTGCAACGTATTTCGCTGACGTTGGCCGCGAGTTCTTTGCGCACACGTTCGACGCTGCCGGGACGTATCTCGTGGATGCGGTCGTGGTCGCTGACGACGGGAACACTGCCTCGCGCTGGGAGGTGACGGTGGCTGATGACGGAGCTGCACCGCCAACCGTCGATGCGACGCGGCCACCCACCAGTGAACTTGCCGCCGACGAACCGACCACGCTCGAACTTGATATTTTGAGTGCCACCACCGAACTGGATCGTGTCGTCTGGTGGCTGACGCAGTCTGACGTAATTCTCGACGTGTCCGATATCAGTGGGACGAGTGACACGGCGTCGATCCAGATCGATGGCGGCTGCCATACGTGCCAGATCGAGACGTGGGTGATCGACGAGCAGAACACGTATACGGCGGTCAATCCATGGGTGTTCGAAGGCGTCGACGGGGCAGGGAGCGATGATGGCGGGAACGAAGGAGCGGTCGTCGTGACGATTCTCGACACGAATAGTCCGGTGACTGGTGGTGAAGTCTTGGAAGTGACTGCTGCGATCGAGAATACGGGGACTGCAGAAGTGACGCGTGACGTCGATTTGGTGGTCGGCGATGACCCAGAACTCGTGGACAGTCGTACTGTGACGGTTCCTGCCAGCGGGACGAAACGATTCAAGCTCGTGTTCGAGACGTATCCTGTGGCTCAGGACGATTCGTTCCCGGTACGCGTCGAAACCGAGGACAGCACCGATCAGCGCACCGTCCGCGCGTACGGAACGGAGACATAGCTATGCACGGTGGGGGTCTCCTCTCGCTGTGTCTTCGACTCATCGTCGCAATCACCAACTACGAACGAGGATATAACTCAGGATGAGGGCACTGTCTAGTTCAGCACCTCCTGAGCTGGCGTTCGGCCATCGAGTGCTTGATTCGACCGATCGTGGTTGTAGTGGTGTCGAAACCGTCTGAGCCAGCGACGCGCGCTAGCTGGACTGCCCCGCCAAAACGAGTAAAAGCGGTCGATTCGCATCGACACAGTCTGGAGCCATTTTTCGATGTGGTTCCGGTCTGTGTAGTTGAGTTGACCGCTCAGATCGTGGCGAAAGAGGGCAGTCAGATAGCCACCACCATCAACCAGAAACTCAGTGTCTGACACATCGTGTTTCTCGGTTAGCCGATGCAAAAATGCCGCCGCGGGATCGGTCCCGTGGCGGCTGTATACGTCGATTTCGAGCAAGAGCTTCGACTCCGTGTCGATCGCCGCGTACAGCCATTGCTTTTCGCCATCGCCCTCGATCTGTTCCTCATCAACGGCGACCCGCGACGGCGCTGCCGTCGGCGGGCCTGCCTGACTCTCCGCGAGATTAGGTGTCCAATTCCAGACCGCTCCGTGAGATCGACGCCAAGCAAGTCCAACACAGCGACGACTTCTCGCACCGACAACCCCATCGAATGCAGGCGCACCCCGAACACCCAACGGTGTCGGGGTGCGTTCGTTCTTCCAAAACTCATCACAATCCACGTCTCAGCTCTCTCTGAGCAGGTTGGCGAGTTACATGGACACTTCTTGCCACCACTTGCTCGTTCCTCAAACTCTCATCTAGCCAGTGCCGTCACTCGTAGGGGCCCGTCCCTCGTCTCGCATATACTCGTCGAGAGTGTCCGCAAGTGCCTCCGCAAAGGCTTGGTCGTTGATATCAGTCTCCATTTCGATGAGTTCGATTCCATCATTGAGCGTCGATCGCAACGCATCGAACAGTGCTGTGTCTGCTTCGGGATCGTGAAAATCCTCACCCGCCGTATCTATCGCCGAGACACCTTCGAGGGGGAGCACGAGGGCGGTCGGCCCCGTAGCGGCATTGAGTTTCTCGGCAATGATCGTTCCCAGTTCGGCGTTCTCCTCGAGTGTCGTCCGCATGAGTGTTACCTGCGGATTATGGATGTGGAACTGCCGTCCCTCGAACTCCTCGGGAACCGAATCACGCGGACCGAAGTTGACCATATCGAGCGCGCCCGTCGAGACGACCTGTGGGATGCCTTCGTTTCCAGCTGCTTCGAGTCGGTTCGGGCCAGCGCTGAGTACTCCCCCAACTAGTTCGTCGGCCCACTCGGTCGTCGTGACATCAAGAACACCGTCAATGACGCCCTCCTCAACGAGCGTCTCCATTGCGCGACCGCCTGTCCCGGTCGCATGGAAGACGATCGTCTCATAACCGTTTGCTTCGAGTCTCTCACGGGCAGTCTGAACGCAGGGTGTCGTCACACCGAACATCGTGATACCAATCGTCGGCCGATCTTCGACGTCGACATCGGGTTCGTTCGAGACCATTCCAACCATCGCGAGAGCGGCATTGGCGATGACTTGCCGCGAGAGCTGATTTAGCCCCTCGATATCTGCGACCGAATACATCATCATGATATCCCGGGAACCGACGTAGGGCTCTGTATCTCCGGACGCCATCGTCGAGATCATGAGTTTGGGGACACCGACCGGCAGTGCCCGCATTGCCGTCGTCGCAATCGAGGTGTTACCCGAGCCACCGAGTCCGAGAACACCATCAAGGATACCCTCGTCGTAGAGCTGTTGTGCGATTTCGGCTGCACCCTCGCTCATTACTTCCATCGCCTCACCGCGATCAGCTTCACTCCGTAACTGCTCGAGTGTCGTCCCGGCTGCCTCGGCGACCGTGCTCGCAGCCGTCTCTGGTTCGGACGAGGGTTCACCGACCACGCCAGTGTCGACAATGTGGACATCCACGCCTTGGGCTTCGATGACGTCTCTCGCAAAGCCGATTTCCTCGCCTTTCGTGTCCAGTGTGCCAACGATGACAACGCTCATGGGTCGGTATCAGTTGCAACGGCGTCTTCTTTGCTCGGCAGTTCACCGGCGGGAACGACCTCACACTCAGGGAGGTCCCGGAGTACGTCTTCCGGTCCGGGAGGCGCATACACGGCCAAGAGAAGCAACGGCTCCCAGCCGGTGTTGACGGTCCCATGTTCGACTCCCTCTGGGATGAATACCAACTCACCTGCCGTAATTTCGCGTGTTTTATCCGCAACTTCCTGTTCACCCTCCCCACGGAGGACGTAGAGAATCTCGTCACTGTCGGGGTGAGTGTGTCGTTCGTGGCCTTTCCCCGGCTCGAGTTTCACAACACCTGCGCTGAAGCGTTCGCCACCAGTGACTTCGGGAGTACTCAACCATTTGAGCACCCCCCAGTCAAACATCTGGCTCTCGACGTCATCTGGCCCAATGAAGTGCTTGGTCTCTGGCATGGTTAGAACTCGATCGCTTTGAATTCGCTGGCCTGGGTTTCGATAGCCTCCTCGGTCGGAAGCCGCTCAAGGCTGGACGCACCGAAGAATCCGACGACGCCTTCTGTGTTGTTCAGGACGTATTCAGCGTCGTCGGGCCATGCGATAGGGCCGCCATGACAGATAACCATCACATCATCATTGACAGCTGTGGCCGCGTCGTGGTGGGCCTGAACCCGTTCGGCAGCAGTTTCGATGTCGAGTGCCGTTTCAGCACCGATGTCACCAGAGGTTGTCAGACCCATGTGCGAAACAATCACATCAGCACCAGCTTCGGCCATCTCGCGGGCCTGTTCTTCACTGAAGACGTACGGACACGTGAGCATGCCCTGTTCGGAAGCTTCTCGAATCATGTCAATCTCCTTGTCATACCCCATACCCGTTTCCTCGATGTTCTGCCGGAACTGGCTATCCTCGTCGATGAGACCGACCGTCGGAAAGTTCTGGACGCCCGAGAATCCGCGCCGCTTGAGATCCTCGATGAAGACATCCATCTGCCGGAATGGATCGGTTCCATTGACGCCTGCAAGAACTGGCGTGTCTTCCACGACCGGCAACACCTGCCGGCCCATATCGAGAACGATCTCATTGGCATCGCCGTACGGAAGCAGGCCGGCAAGCGAGCCACGACCGTTCATTCGGTAGCGTCCGGAGTTGTAGATAATCAGGAGGTCGACACCGCCGCGCTCGGCGAACTTCGCCGACATACCCGTTCCTGCGCCAGCACCGATGATTGGATCCCCACTCGATACGGTCTCGTGTAGCCGCTTCAGTGACTCCTCGTGTGTGAACGACATATGATAACGAATACCAATTCTGTCCCCACTATTCAAGCTTCACATATTCATACAGAATGGAACGAGGTTTGTTTATGGCATCTGC
This region includes:
- a CDS encoding Tm-1-like ATP-binding domain-containing protein, with translation MSVVIVGTLDTKGEEIGFARDVIEAQGVDVHIVDTGVVGEPSSEPETAASTVAEAAGTTLEQLRSEADRGEAMEVMSEGAAEIAQQLYDEGILDGVLGLGGSGNTSIATTAMRALPVGVPKLMISTMASGDTEPYVGSRDIMMMYSVADIEGLNQLSRQVIANAALAMVGMVSNEPDVDVEDRPTIGITMFGVTTPCVQTARERLEANGYETIVFHATGTGGRAMETLVEEGVIDGVLDVTTTEWADELVGGVLSAGPNRLEAAGNEGIPQVVSTGALDMVNFGPRDSVPEEFEGRQFHIHNPQVTLMRTTLEENAELGTIIAEKLNAATGPTALVLPLEGVSAIDTAGEDFHDPEADTALFDALRSTLNDGIELIEMETDINDQAFAEALADTLDEYMRDEGRAPTSDGTG
- a CDS encoding carotenoid oxygenase family protein, translated to MTASGAGFHSLTTEVHDHHPTVEGTIPDWLSGTLVRNGPARFEAGDRRVNHWFDGLAMLRRYAFTDGRLRYSNRFLRTDAYEEAMDGRLTGQFGTDTRGWRRLLETVASLGVPEPTDNANVHVARIDGEYVALTEAPRRVAFDPETLETRGHFRFHDDLPEHITAAHLVDDPHRDELVGFATQFGRTPQYHLYRLPRGSRTREVIASIDANGPAYIHDCSVTADHVIIVESPLVLSVLQALNPFTEGAIDMLDWQPERDTRVLVVDRDTGDLVADPTLDPAFTFHHVNAYVDGGTIVLDVVEFPNGDIVDTMALSELDGDGFPAVPDAHLMRYRIDPDANTISRTRLYDGAMEMPRVARSVVGRHHRYAYGQATDRAGANGLVKVDCETGTAREWWERSVYIEEPVPVQHPDADAEDAGVVLATALDTQRERTTLMIFDAATLTVQARAVLPHPEPFGFHGRFFQSV
- a CDS encoding response regulator; translation: MGDDDTPGSRGRADLSGDELFHVLSDASRRTVLFHLRQHRVATVDELTDVIAEIRGDESPEIDREHLRTLLHHSQFPKLVDAGLMTYDPEQQIAESTNLHGEIGEWLDLAVRHQIRIESVRETHSQPDEREEIRVLLVDDEPGLPETIGAYIERENDDMTVTTATSPLEAVTRLEEVSFHCIVSDYQMPAISGLDFLKAVREEDATIPFIVFTAKGSETVASQAIETGVTDYVQKGPNTERYDELAARIRKAVAAD
- a CDS encoding cupin domain-containing protein, with amino-acid sequence MPETKHFIGPDDVESQMFDWGVLKWLSTPEVTGGERFSAGVVKLEPGKGHERHTHPDSDEILYVLRGEGEQEVADKTREITAGELVFIPEGVEHGTVNTGWEPLLLLAVYAPPGPEDVLRDLPECEVVPAGELPSKEDAVATDTDP
- a CDS encoding amphi-Trp domain-containing protein, translated to MANDEQESETEAESAADETEREGERVMSRADGAGIIREVADGVENGTIDIEGENGFTVAVPEHFELEVEYEVTDDEAEFEVELEWQMEDGEPVSADE
- a CDS encoding PAS domain-containing sensor histidine kinase, with the protein product MINDRSTDEQLIERISDACCAVDTEGRVTYWNERMAAWTGTSAADIDGAVVWDAIPAFRGSAFESHCRDAIETQDTHSFETRLREPVDVWIEVTLYAAGDGLTILAREITERKVHQERVELAETLFENTQDALFLIDLAEDEDECRLERVNPAYERHTGLTSDELRGRGLRDVFGLEEGTTILEKYRECVARREPIEYEELVSVPNEGPYWETRISPVIIDGTVEKLVGATRNVTAQKDRERRYDAIFNQTYQYIGLIDTEGTLLEANESALEFGGLEREAVIDQPIWDTYWWQADEHTQTQLKGAVRSAATGEFVRYDVEVRGADETAIIDFSIRPITDERDEVVLLITEGRNITEHKRRAQELEQKREFLRQIQTVADIGGWEVDFRTETMRWTDEVHRIHGLPAEYEPAIEDGIDFYHPDDRATIVDAFERLQTTGEGYDLELRIITATDEQRWVRTLGTPWNDDDGALIGARGAFQDITERKERERELQRTNARLEEFASVVSHDLRNPLTVAQVALELGRESGAAEDFDRVEAAHKRMNALIDDLLTLARNGQQVDETQPIVLATLLESVCETIPSDRATIDIVLADYRVDADEGRLRQVVENLLSNALNHGGDDVTIRVGRLESGDGFYVADDGPGIQPAIREDIFDQGYSTTSEGTGFGLAIVRGIVEAHGWTVDVTESEDGGARFEVITAQRNPA
- a CDS encoding phosphoenolpyruvate hydrolase family protein, which produces MSFTHEESLKRLHETVSSGDPIIGAGAGTGMSAKFAERGGVDLLIIYNSGRYRMNGRGSLAGLLPYGDANEIVLDMGRQVLPVVEDTPVLAGVNGTDPFRQMDVFIEDLKRRGFSGVQNFPTVGLIDEDSQFRQNIEETGMGYDKEIDMIREASEQGMLTCPYVFSEEQAREMAEAGADVIVSHMGLTTSGDIGAETALDIETAAERVQAHHDAATAVNDDVMVICHGGPIAWPDDAEYVLNNTEGVVGFFGASSLERLPTEEAIETQASEFKAIEF